The nucleotide window CGCCTTCAACTACAACGAGAAGCTGCGCGTCGAGAGCTGCACGCAGGCCATCTGCGACCTGGCCCTGCGCTTCGGCGAGAGCGCCGACGGCGAGGAGAGCATCATGTCCCGCCCCTTTGGCGTGGCGCTGCTGATTGCCGGCTACGATGAGGACGGCCCGAGTCTGTACCATGCCGAGCCGTCGGGAACGTTTTATCGCTATGATGCAAAGGCAATTGGAAGCGGTAGCGAGGGCGCGCAGGCCGAGTTGCAGAATGAGTACCACAAGGTGGGTTATCTAGGGTGCCCGGGACTGTATTAGGGCCTTATTGCTAATTTTCATCTTGTTATATAGTCCCTCACCCTCGAAGACGCCGAGACGCTCGTCCTCAAGACGCTCAAGCAGGTCATGGAGGAGAAGCTCGATGCCAAGAACGTGCAGCTGGCGAGCGTCACCAAGGACAAGGGCTTCAGGATATACACAGACGAGGAAATGGCCGCTGTTGTTGCGCGGTTGCCCGCCAACTAAAGAAGCATGTGTCATGTAATGTTGATGAAGGGGAATGGGAAACTAAAGCATAGCTGGAGATAGCAGGCGAACGGGATGGAAAGCGGCATCTCCCGGTTTTTTGATGGGAGAAACTGTTTAATGAATCGAATCCAACTCAAGCActcttggttggttggtggccCTCTACTCACCCCATTCCACGGCATATGTCCAGCGTTTCAAGCACGTGTGGCAACGGATTCGCAATAGATAAAGGCGTATGAAAGTAACCGACCTGAAAGCCGGTCAGCAGGCAACACACCGTTTACTTGACACCATCTCTCGTCTCGGACTTGGATTCCGTTCCAGCCTTCTAAACAGTACATCAAGGTATTCCATAATGCCCAGGTCGTCGTCCGCTATAAGCTCACTCGCTCGTTAAAGCCCGCTCATCTCATGTTTCCCAACCCACCCTCAACGcccgaattatatatatgcatatatatatatagtcccATATGGTATTACACCCCAAGATTCTCTACATGTAATCAATCACCTCTACTCCCCCTCACTCAACTCCAACCGATCCAAATCCTGTTCGACCGTCAACAACCCCAGCGCAAAATGCGCATGCTCCGTCCTCGCCAGCACCAACCGGTTCTCCCCCGCCTGCTCCTCCCGGATCTTCTTGTCGATTCTTCGCGGTCGCATCCAAATCGGTAGAAAAccactactattactactactactacccgaaaaagaagaagaagaagaagaagaaagccgTCGATACGGTGGACCACGGCCCATTTCCGCAGCTTTCATCCACCCGGATTCGCACCCGTCGGCGATCTGGCGGGCGGATTGCCAGCCCGTTAGACGGGCCATGTCGTGCAGACGGGAGATGAGCCAGTGGCGTTGGGGGGGTTCTTGGaactgttttttttttttttttttacatgTAAGTAACTGAAACGACAcgagggggaagggggaaagggggggtaTAAGAATGAAAAAAGTAAGGGGGGAGACTAACCTGAATACCagcaacaaacaaacaaaacccACTCTCAATGAACGCCGCCCCCACGAGCGTACTCACCGCACTGACATGGCTCGTATCCTCATGCAACCCCGCGGCGATCCTCGCAATCGTATTTGCCCACGGCGCCGTCTGCCCGGCGCTCATCCCCGCCGCAATCATCGCCACGGGAGGCATCGCGGGGTGCGCCCTCTGCAGCGCGATCAATCCCATGTAGTAGTTCATCCAGATACCCGCAATACTATACGTTCTGTACATCAGGGCCGGGCCAAAGGGGGTCATCTCCGGCGTGGCGAGATCGGGACCCATGGGCGCAAAGTCCGGGCCGAGTCGGGACTTGAAGAGATCAAAGGCTGAGCGGATCTCGTCCCATTCGCGAAAGGCGGCGAGCGTGGCTGTGTCGTAGTCCATGTCGTCGGTGGAGTCGGTGTCGGGGGTCGTCGGGTCGCGGCGCGGGGAGAAGCCTTGGGGTGGGATGAAGGTACCCTTGGTGGGCATGAGGCCGGCGAAGAGAGGTGGGGATTGGCCGCGCccggcggaggaagaggaggaggatgatgatgaagaaggggGGCCTCCTTGGGGTGGACCGCCGTGGCCGGGAGGAGGGCCTTGACCGGGTGGGCCATGTGCCGGCGGTCCTTGTCCTCGTCCGGCGCTGCCGGGGGGACCACCGGCTCGGCGCGCTTTTCGCTTGCGGGCGAGGTCTCGGGAAGCAAAGTTCGCTAcgcggccgaggaggagcattAAGTGGTCGAAAGTGCCGTAGCTGGAGGGAAAGAATTAGCATGTCACATCTTTTCAGTGCGGGATCGAGTTGACTTACATGGCATCCATCCTCCCACACTCTCCTCTCGGCGCACACTGAGCCCATTGATCGTACGGCATACTGTTCATCCTCGTTAGCAAAGTATTCCAACTCCCATCAGCACACAACAACCAAACTTACAATAGCCTTGTCCCTCCCAAAATACTCTGATAAACGTCCATCTTACAATACCACCAGTACAGATCCCTCAGCTGCTGATAAGTCTCAAGGTCCTTCTCCGTATACGGCCGCTGCTTGCTCGCCACCTCCGGATCATCATAGGTGACCTTCTTGCCCGTCAGCTGACTGATTAGTTCCGTATCGACCTCGTACAGCGCGAGATCAGGGCCAAGAGAAGCAGTGGGCCGTCGTTCTCGTTGATGGGCAAAGATCTCCTTGGTCATCTTCAAAAACGGAATCTCTTTCATGATGGCGTGCGCTCCCCACATGTGTCGGCACCACTTGTCGTGGTCCGAGTTCCAGACTTCGTAGTAGCCGAGCAGGAGCGTGGCTGCGAGAGTAGCCGGTTGCGTGCGCCGGCTGGGGCTTTGGTAGTTTCGGGCGATCCGGCGCAGACAGAGGTGGTAGTGCTTCATGGCTGCTGTGGCGGGAACTCGGGCTAGGTTGGC belongs to Neurospora crassa OR74A linkage group IV, whole genome shotgun sequence and includes:
- the pca-5 gene encoding proteasome component PUP2, whose protein sequence is MFMARSEYDRGINTFSPEGRLFQVEYSLEAIKLGSTAIGVATSEGVILGVEKRVTSTLLETSSVEKIVEIDRHIGTAMSGLQADARSMIEHARVECQSHAFNYNEKLRVESCTQAICDLALRFGESADGEESIMSRPFGVALLIAGYDEDGPSLYHAEPSGTFYRYDAKAIGSGSEGAQAELQNEYHKSLTLEDAETLVLKTLKQVMEEKLDAKNVQLASVTKDKGFRIYTDEEMAAVVARLPAN
- a CDS encoding C6 finger domain-containing protein, which codes for MDSTGAGSSPEKSSSPDPKPPVSSSEANTGTGASASAGTGATASGSQEDPPKKAPVRKRTKTGCLTCRKRRIKCDEAKPICNNCTKSKRQCEGYNQRLTFKEPLSSYGHGSNHFGHPVYHQQNRNQPIGAPLTATQAKAAAQQGSLAAIAPKPPQADFTGTVPMSFAAPQRQHQTHHPFLAAQAGGPASQTSFYGQLPSPSQSVSSVGPPPPPGCLPQHAYESTFQLMSPTHGYEPNRVIEAGSSNYSHAWTATSKQHRRIIEEDDGLQPDDNGFVKEETYWQSDDEASMADSEDEDIPMDVHDAHLESNDLGIHVARRLIAPADAYGVQMRTVAGFPEMNVLQTYIPSSMSSPLNDSQTAAVFWYFVNVTGQSMSLYERHPFDPTPMFHGQPVPKTRQHIWTYIFPIMAFNHPALMQAILALASLQIANLARVPATAAMKHYHLCLRRIARNYQSPSRRTQPATLAATLLLGYYEVWNSDHDKWCRHMWGAHAIMKEIPFLKMTKEIFAHQRERRPTASLGPDLALYEVDTELISQLTGKKVTYDDPEVASKQRPYTEKDLETYQQLRDLYWWYCKMDVYQSILGGTRLFMPYDQWAQCAPRGECGRMDAIYGTFDHLMLLLGRVANFASRDLARKRKARRAGGPPGSAGRGQGPPAHGPPGQGPPPGHGGPPQGGPPSSSSSSSSSSAGRGQSPPLFAGLMPTKGTFIPPQGFSPRRDPTTPDTDSTDDMDYDTATLAAFREWDEIRSAFDLFKSRLGPDFAPMGPDLATPEMTPFGPALMYRTYSIAGIWMNYYMGLIALQRAHPAMPPVAMIAAGMSAGQTAPWANTIARIAAGLHEDTSHVSAVSTLVGAAFIESGFCLFVAGIQFQEPPQRHWLISRLHDMARLTGWQSARQIADGCESGWMKAAEMGRGPPYRRLSSSSSSSFSGSSSSNSSGFLPIWMRPRRIDKKIREEQAGENRLVLARTEHAHFALGLLTVEQDLDRLELSEGE